One Brassica oleracea var. oleracea cultivar TO1000 chromosome C7, BOL, whole genome shotgun sequence genomic window carries:
- the LOC106304663 gene encoding pollen receptor-like kinase 2, protein MESTSLLLISIVSLLFVASDGLSETESLLKFKKSLVIGGASGLDSWNRKNPPCKWFGILCDQGYVWGLRLENIELAGSLDIEALTGLKSLRSLSFMNNKLRGPFPNFKKLGALKSIYLSNNQFDVLIPKDAFDGMGWLKKIHLEHNKFNGEIPVSVAKIPKLLELRLDGNQFTGQIPEFTHKLHILNFSDNALSGPIPNILRTMDPKLFEGNKKLCGKPLLTECYSPCNLSEEPKASSKKKTSKFLYIVAAVVAVILALLIILGLIIVLCRRRRNNQPLMSPDSGSSSLQKRAGIQKGDKGQYCCHSKKRVAKRMIHTTKLSFLRDDKGNFDLQDLLKSSAEIMGSGCFGASYKTLLSNGSMMVVKRFKHMESAGSEEFQDNMKRLGRLNHENLLPIVAYYYKKEEKLFVSDFIDNGSLADTLHGHRSLEQPNFDWPTRLNIVKGVGRGLLYLHRNLPSLMAPHGHLKSSNVLLSENFEPLLTDYGLIPMINAESAQELMVAYKSPEYLKQSRVTKKTDVWGFGVLILEILTGKLPESFPQSDKESEEDITSWVKSIFKGEWTQELFDQEMGKTNNCEGDILKLLRIGLSCSEVDVEKRLDIKEVVEKLEDLMKEQEGDDDFYSTYASEADGRSSRGVSSEGINLS, encoded by the exons ATGGAATCCACATCTCTCCTCCTCATTTCCATTGTATCACTCTTATTCGTGGCTTCTGATGGTTTATCAGAAACAGAATCTCTCTTGAAATTCAAGAAATCTCTTGTTATTGGGGGAGCAAGTGGTTTGGATAGTTGGAATAGAAAGAATCCGCCATGCAAGTGGTTTGGTATCTTGTGTGATCAAGGCTATGTTTGGGGGCTACGTCTAGAGAATATTGAGCTTGCTGGCTCTCTAGACATTGAGGCGTTGACAGGTTTGAAGTCTCTAAGGTCCCTAAGCTTCATGAATAACAAACTTAGAGGGCCATTTCCGAATTTCAAAAAACTTGGTGCCCTGAAATCAATTTACTTGTCAAACAATCAATTCGATGTATTGATACCAAAGGATGCTTTTGATGGGATGGGGTGGCTGAAGAAAATCCATCTGGAACACAATAAGTTCAATGGTGAAATTCCAGTCTCTGTGGCCAAAATTCCCAAGCTTTTAGAGCTGAGACTTGATGGGAACCAGTTCACCGGACAAATACCAGAATTCACACATAAATTACACATCTTAAATTTTTCAGACAATGCATTATCAGGTCCAATCCCAAATATTCTCAGAACAATGGATCCAAAACTATTTGAAG GCAATAAAAAATTATGTGGTAAACCTTTGTTAACAGAGTGTTACTCTCCTTGCAACCTTTCTGAAGAGCCTAAAGCAAGTTCCAAGAAAAAAACATCAAAGTTTTTGTACATTGTAGCCGCGGTTGTAGCAGTGATACTAGCATTACTCATTATTCTTGGACTAATCATTGTCCTTTGTCGGAGGCGAAGAAACAATCAGCCACTAATGTCACCAGATTCTGGATCATCAAGTTTACAGAAGAGAGCAGGAATCCAAAAAGGTGATAAGGGACAATATTGCTGTCATTCAAAAAAACGTGTTGCAAAGAGGATGATTCATACCACAAAATTGTCATTCTTGAGAGATGACAAGGGAAATTTTGACTTGCAAGATTTGTTAAAATCATCTGCAGAGATTATGGGAAGCGGGTGTTTCGGAGCATCATATAAGACATTGCTTTCGAATGGATCGATGATGGTAGTGAAGAGGTTTAAACATATGGAAAGTGCAGGAAGTGAAGAGTTCCAAGACAATATGAAGAGATTGGGGAGGTTAAACCATGAGAATTTGCTCCCAATTGTGGCTTATTACTATAAGAAGGAGGAAAAACTTTTTGTTTCTGATTTTATTGACAACGGAAGCTTGGCTGATACTCTCCATG GTCATAGATCGTTGGAACAGCCAAACTTTGATTGGCCAACAAGATTGAATATAGTGAAAGGTGTCGGAAGGGGACTTCTGTACCTACATAGAAACCTTCCTAGCCTAATGGCACCTCATGGCCATCTTAAGTCATCCAATGTTCTTCTTAGTGAGAATTTTGAGCCACTTCTTACAGATTATGGCTTGATCCCAATGATAAATGCAGAAAGTGCACAAGAGCTAATGGTAGCTTACAAATCTCCAGAGTACTTGAAGCAAAGCCGAGTGACCAAGAAAACTGATGTATGGGGATTCGGTGTACTCATCTTGGAGATTTTAACAGGAAAGCTCCCTGAAAGTTTCCCACAATCCGATAAAGAAAGTGAGGAGGACATCACGAGTTGGGTGAAGTCAATTTTCAAAGGAGAATGGACACAAGAATTGTTTGATCAAGAAATGGGGAAAACAAATAATTGTGAAGGAGACATTCTCAAACTCCTAAGGATTGGACTAAGTTGTAGTGAAGTAGACGTGGAGAAAAGGTTAGATATAAAAGAAGTTGTCGAGAAGCTAGAAGATTTAATGAAAGAGCAAGAAGGAGACGACGACTTCTACTCAACTTATGCGAGTGAGGCTGATGGGAGGTCATCAAGGGGAGTGTCAAGTGAAGGAATTAACCTCTCATGA
- the LOC106306134 gene encoding uncharacterized protein LOC106306134: MACTSTMSLVTPLNQTRSSTFFNPLPLKPSKAMSAPGGRTQRLEVRASKIKFGKALTGLSAAALTASMVIPEMAEAAGPGISPSLKNFLLSIASGGVVLTVIIGAVVGVSNFDPVKRT, translated from the coding sequence ATGGCTTGTACCTCCACAATGTCATTGGTCACACCACTTAACCAGACCCGCTCATCGACCTTCTTCAACCCGTTACCTCTGAAACCATCCAAGGCCATGTCTGCACCTGGAGGCAGGACACAGAGGCTCGAAGTTAGGGCTTCTAAGATTAAGTTCGGCAAGGCTTTAACCGGACTCTCTGCGGCCGCTCTCACCGCTTCAATGGTCATCCCGGAGATGGCTGAAGCTGCTGGTCCAGGAATCTCTCCTTCTCTCAAGAATTTCTTGCTCAGCATTGCGTCTGGTGGCGTGGTTCTCACCGTCATCATTGGTGCCGTCGTCGGTGTCTCCAACTTTGACCCTGTCAAGAGAACCTAA
- the LOC106306133 gene encoding replication protein A 70 kDa DNA-binding subunit A gives MPVTLTPNAIAAINTGDVNLKPLLQVLDIRLIGKTQERGQERYRLLISDGVSAQHAMLAVQLNDRVKSGQVEKGSIVQLIDYICSDVKGRRLTIVLNMETIVPQSETIGNPTMSAESNTEFQKPLPGPGNIHPPSRVGSIEQHSTNKVPPRGVNNTPSVQPAYQPPPSYRNHGPIMKNEAPARIIPIAALNPYQGRWAIKARVTAKGDIRRYNNAKGDGKVFSFDLLDSDGGEVRITCFNAVVDRFYDVIEVGKVYLISKGSLKPAQKNFNHLKNEWEIFLESASTVELCPDEDGSIPRQQFSFRPIGDVEKAENNAILDIIGVVTSVNPSVPILRKNGMETHRRTLNLKDDSGKAVEVTLWGEFCNRDGRELEEMVGSAFYPVLAIKAGKVSDFSGKSVGTISSTQLFINPDFPEAQKLRNWFDHGGKDTASSSISRDNMPGGGSRNEIRKVVSQIKEEGLGRSDKPDWFTVKATIAFIKTDSFCYTACPLMIGDKQCNKKVTRTGTNMWLCDRCNQEFEECDYRYLLQVQIQDHTGMAWVTAFQESGEEIMGCPAKQLYTLKHESQNDEEFAVIVRNRLFHQYMLKLKIKEETYGEEHRLKMTVVKVDTVNYTSESRYLLNLLVGSLQV, from the exons ATGCCGGTGACTTTGACTCCGAACGCCATCGCGGCGATTAACACAGGCGACGTCAATCTGAAGCCGCTGTTACAGGTTTTAGATATCAGATTGATTGGGAAAACTCAGGAGAGAGGCCAGGAGAGGTACCGTTTGCTAATCTCAGATGGTGTCTCAGCTCAGCACGCTATGCTCGCTGTTCAGCTCAACGATCGGGTTAAGTCAGGACAGGTTGAGAAGGGATCCATTGTTCAGCTCATCGATTACATTTGTAGCGACGTTAAAGGCCGCAG GCTTACTATTGTGCTGAACATGGAGACCATAGTACCACAGTCTGAAACCATTGGGAACCCAACAATGTCTGCAGAATCTAATACAGAATTCCAAAAGCCACTTCCAGGTCCAGGCAACATACATCCTCCGAGTAGGGTTGGTTCAATTGAGCAGCATTCAACTAATAAAGTGCCTCCCAGGGGTGTAAACAATACTCCATCTGTTCAGCCTGCATATCAACCACCTCCAAGCTACAGAAATCATGGACCCATAATGAAGAACGAGGCTCCAGCTCGAATCATCCCTATCGCTGCTCTCAATCCATATCAAGGTCGGTGGGCTATTAAGGCTAGAGTAACTGCAAAAGGAGATATCAGGCGTTATAACAACGCAAAAGGAGACGGGAAAGTATTCTCTTTTGATCTGCTTGACTCTGATGGAGGGGAGGTTCGTATCACTTGCTTCAATGCTGTTGTTGACCGATTCTATGATGTTATTGAGGTTGGTAAGGTGTATTTGATTTCAAAGGGAAGTTTGAAGCCTGCACAGAAAAACTTCAACCACTTAAAGAACGAATGGGAAATTTTCTTGGAGTCAGCATCGACTGTGGAGCTTTGTCCCGATGAAGATGGCTCCATACCAAGGCAGCAGTTCTCCTTCCGTCCTATAGGCGACGTTGAGAAGGCTGAAAACAATGCCATACTCGATATCATTGGGGTTGTGACTTCTGTGAACCCTTCTGTCCCAATCCTGAGGAAGAACGGGATGGAAACCCATCGGAGAACCCTCAATCTGAAGGATGATTCAGGAAAGGCCGTTGAGGTTACGCTATGGGGAGAGTTCTGTAACCGAGATGGTCGGGAACTTGAAGAGATGGTTGGTTCAGCCTTTTACCCCGTTTTAGCAATAAAAGCTGGAAAAGTAAGCGACTTCAGTGGTAAATCAGTTGGGACAATATCGTCAACACAGCTCTTCATAAATCCAGATTTTCCTGAAGCTCAGAAACTGAGGAACTGGTTCGATCACGGTGGAAAAGATACTGCATCCTCCTCCATTTCCAGAGACAATATGCCTGGAGGAGGTTCGAGGAACGAGATACGAAAAGTTGTTTCCCAGATCAAAGAGGAAGGTCTTGGAAGATCAGACAAGCCTGACTGGTTCACAGTGAAAGCAACCATAGCATTCATCAAAACTGATAGCTTCTGCTACACAGCTTGTCCTTTGATGATTGGAGATAAGCAATGCAACAAGAAGGTGACACGGACTGGAACAAACATGTGGCTCTGTGACCGGTGCAACCAAGAGTTTGAGGAATGCGACTACAGATACCTTCTTCAAGTGCAGATTCAAGACCACACTGGGATGGCTTGGGTAACGGCGTTCCAAGAATCCGGTGAAGAAATCATGGGATGTCCGGCTAAGCAGCTTTACACGTTGAAGCACGAATCGCAGAATGATGAGGAATTCGCAGTGATTGTTAGAAACAGACTGTTTCATCAGTACATGTTAAAGTTGAAGATCAAAGAGGAAACTTATGGGGAGGAACACAGACTGAAGATGACTGTGGTGAAGGTTGATACGGTGAATTACACATCCGAGAGTAGATACTTGCTCAACTTGCTCGTTGGGTCTCTACAGGTATAA